One region of Bubalus kerabau isolate K-KA32 ecotype Philippines breed swamp buffalo chromosome 6, PCC_UOA_SB_1v2, whole genome shotgun sequence genomic DNA includes:
- the S100A4 gene encoding protein S100-A4: protein MAYPLEKALDVMVSTFHKYSGKEGDKFKLNKSELKELLTRELPSFLGKRTDEAAFQKLMNNLDCNKDNEVDFQEYCVFLSCIAMMCNEFFEGFPDKQPRKK, encoded by the exons ATGGCataccccctggagaaggccctCGATGTGATGGTGTCCACCTTCCACAAGTACTCGGGCAAGGAGGGTGACAAGTTCAAGCTCAACAAGTCTGAGCTAAAGGAGCTGCTGACCCGGGAGCTGCCCAGCTTCTTGGGG AAAAGGACGGATGAAGCTGCGTTCCAGAAACTGATGAACAACCTGGACTGCAACAAGGACAACGAGGTGGACTTCCAGGAGTACTGCGTCTTCCTGTCCTGCATCGCCATGATGTGCAATGAGTTCTTCGAAGGTTTCCCTGATAAGCAACCCCGGAAAAAGTGA
- the S100A5 gene encoding protein S100-A5 isoform X2 yields METPLEKALTTMVTTFHKYSGREGSKLTLSRKELKELIKTELCLGEMRESSIDDLMKSLDKNSDQEIDFKEYSVFLTTLCMAYNDFFLEENQ; encoded by the exons ATGGAGACccctctggagaaggcactgaCCACTATGGTCACCACTTTCCATAAATATTCTGGGAGAGAGGGCAGCAAACTGACTCTGAGCAGAAAGGAGCTGAAGGAACTGATCAAGACGGAGCTGTGTCTTGGTGAG ATGAGGGAGAGCAGCATTGATGACCTGATGAAGAGCTTGGACAAGAACAGCGACCAGGAGATTGACTTCAAGGAGTACTCGGTGTTCCTGACCACGCTGTGCATGGCCTACAATGACTTCTTTCTGGAGGAGAACCAGTGA
- the S100A5 gene encoding protein S100-A5 isoform X1, with the protein METPLEKALTTMVTTFHKYSGREGSKLTLSRKELKELIKTELCLGEKMRESSIDDLMKSLDKNSDQEIDFKEYSVFLTTLCMAYNDFFLEENQ; encoded by the exons ATGGAGACccctctggagaaggcactgaCCACTATGGTCACCACTTTCCATAAATATTCTGGGAGAGAGGGCAGCAAACTGACTCTGAGCAGAAAGGAGCTGAAGGAACTGATCAAGACGGAGCTGTGTCTTGGTGAG AAGATGAGGGAGAGCAGCATTGATGACCTGATGAAGAGCTTGGACAAGAACAGCGACCAGGAGATTGACTTCAAGGAGTACTCGGTGTTCCTGACCACGCTGTGCATGGCCTACAATGACTTCTTTCTGGAGGAGAACCAGTGA
- the LOC129656383 gene encoding LOW QUALITY PROTEIN: protein S100-A6 (The sequence of the model RefSeq protein was modified relative to this genomic sequence to represent the inferred CDS: inserted 1 base in 1 codon) encodes MGQLPTAGLGGCRRVCPGRGVCQWHALSPVFSYGDPPDQAISLLVAICHKYSGHEGVKNTLSTKELKELVQKELSLGEKMQDAEIAELMDELDQNKDQVVNFQEYVTFXGALAMIYNELLQD; translated from the exons ATGGGGCAGCTCCCCACAGcgggcctgggaggctgcaggagGGTGTGTCCCGGGCGTGGGGTGTGTCAGTGGCACG CTCTGAGCCCAGTCTTCAGCTATGGGGACCCCCCAGATCAGGCCATTAGCCTCCTGGTGGCCATCTGCCACAAGTACTCCGGCCATGAGGGTGTCAAGAACACCCTGAGCACGAAGGAGCTGAAAGAGCTTGTCCAGAAGGAGCTCAGCCTTGGGG AAAAGATGCAGGATGCGGAAATCGCAGAGCTAATGGACGAACTGGACCAGAACAAGGACCAGGTGGTGAACTTCCAAGAATATGTCACCT CTGGGGCCTTGGCTATGATCTACAATGAACTTCTCCAGGACTGA